The following proteins come from a genomic window of Saccharomyces mikatae IFO 1815 strain IFO1815 genome assembly, chromosome: 7:
- the SNT2 gene encoding DNA-binding E3 ubiquitin-protein ligase SNT2 (similar to Saccharomyces cerevisiae SNT2 (YGL131C); ancestral locus Anc_6.229), with protein MPNEEGFELPKRREAARNVNYNEKEADAELAKRIQMLEKNSNKNIGNNSQTLKNTRSNSINRNEKFQYQKFLHDKNTCWNFIPTLPPSFRKNSRFSNVLDLEDSMIDLKKMSLFNKESVLLSANDTIYMISEPAGEPYYIGRVVNFVSKPEFSNAIHEAIKTTSVFPAKFFQVRMNWFYRPRDIQEHVSTFNPRLVYASLHQDICPISSYRGKCNIFHRDEVLDVLPNEKEIITRPNIFYFDELFDRYTLKYYKVYSTDKILNKWNSKSPYLYVLNKKFRYIYAEPKYPLEKVLKKYVFQEVDVDAIIPTDYEWDKRCQFCKEWCIQKESLLCDECGVCAHLYCMDPPLDRKPNKDVVWTCFRCLQKQEGTEDSNIRFQKEQTAELGFIRSVRQKIEEASNRAIKENIDYNTENYWFQYLGMYSISHIDDILNESAFFPYPFKPSRIGAKYQWDGCIDNLSWTPNPYSNMDTEEERGSIKTSELAWVFDSSRVTTQKLNDYVERCKRELCPVLKVRGEICNFIDVVLKNLLFTNYDTVEAFEKSKRELTRESLNEPTFTAEEIQKFEEAVKKFGSELRPVCKHVSSQPMSMIVRFYYNWKKTERGFEVRGKLSKMSIQKRKKDTTDNESDLETKYIDDSSFDTEKLSLKESSFQCMFCKIDYSPMWYKVTGGSDEENIKVRMQTGVNEKTEISEKPPAHSQRNEKLGALCIRCARIWRRYAIRWVSPLEILRKVTGTSQNSFYLAIQRIIEESNINKFTLSPFQAHSKLLEWELVQDSELIIRQRMKVYENPNSFIKMKRYSMTFHAQLHRMALRSYRKNEFNPERMQKDLELFLVDKKKEVGKPLKEENLGKKRNNKDETPVNIVAQSPGAIKNADTIQNLRCHDVYIKSAKKSNISNTTDLPYGRIKIPIKTDNGSLGSVSVDENFEFVKFDSKIYQRLRNSLKSVNNEMPKNMEPSMKRIKKVDDIELNSSLNCANEITNNYPVILHSKETSIVLEKYHDCNLPGKVSEENMILNYTKNKIKCPNSPQENNTTRDYCCACKEKFNYDDNYEVICGNCGLTVHYFCYGVKLLKNVQEKTDLKKYKWLCDPCSNDLNSILSTTYQCSLCPSRECDYDRRKGQSVKRCPDALKSTSLGTWVHSMCSLFNEDVKYGNGQAMQPTLNITTILIKNNRFTCGICKTHGGGLVKCEKCLYRFHITCAQNSSHFKLMFEKRIISTNTSLSCIRDADLNETYTLRPVLICNRHDVNSKESMYFQLSYKPQHTLSYMEQYCRYYKCETGRSLVELRYFEQLRTLSNEKGLHEPVTDPKVHILPIERICSYCHTNRSLYWYEGNICHSCNLRSDVQESDSDGANPKAANSKGIPTKCAQRLMEGIKPAMFNINISETNVDEKKAHRPSQ; from the coding sequence ATGCCTAATGAAGAGGGTTTCGAATTaccaaaaagaagagaagcCGCTAGAAATGTCAattataatgaaaaggaagcaGACGCTGAATTAGCTAAGAGAATACAAATGTTGGAAAAGAACAGTAATAAGAACATCGGTAATAATAGCCAAACTCTCAAAAATACTAGAAGTAACTCAATTAATAGAAACGAAAAGTTTCAgtatcaaaaatttcttcatgaTAAGAATACCTGCTGGAACTTTATTCCTACATTACCTCCTTCGTTCAGGAAGAATAGCAGGTTTTCTAATGTGCTAGATTTAGAAGATTCCATGatagatttgaagaaaatgtcccttttcaataaagaatCTGTACTTCTATCTGCGAACGACACTATCTATATGATATCAGAGCCTGCAGGCGAGCCGTACTATATTGGCAGAGTTGTGAATTTTGTCAGTAAGCCTGAATTTTCCAACGCCATTCATGAAGCTATAAAAACGACATCTGTATTCCCTGCTAAATTTTTTCAGGTTAGAATGAATTGGTTCTACCGTCCTAGGGATATTCAAGAACATGTAAGTACTTTCAACCCAAGATTAGTGTACGCATCATTACATCAGGACATATGCCCAATTTCATCTTATAGAGGTAAATGTAATATATTTCATAGGGACGAAGTTTTGGATGTTCTTCCCAATGAAAAGGAGATCATCACGCGGCCAAATATATTCTATTTCGATGAACTTTTTGACAGATACACCTTGAAGTATTACAAAGTTTACAGCACGGATAAAATACTAAACAAGTGGAACAGCAAGTCTCCATATCTTTATgttttaaataaaaagtttCGTTATATCTATGCAGAACCCAAATATCCATtagaaaaagttttgaagaagtatGTTTTCCAAGAAGTAGATGTAGATGCAATAATTCCTACAGACTACGAGTGGGATAAAAGGTGCCAATTTTGTAAAGAATGGTGCATACAAAAGGAAAGCCTCTTGTGCGACGAGTGTGGTGTTTGTGCACACCTGTACTGTATGGATCCACCACTCGATAGAAAGCCAAACAAAGATGTTGTTTGGACCTGCTTTCGTTGCCtacaaaaacaagaaggtACTGAAGACTCGAATATCAGGTTTCAGAAAGAACAAACAGCAGAACTAGGTTTCATTCGTTCCGTAAGACAAAAAATCGAAGAGGCTTCTAACAGAGcaattaaagaaaacattgatTATAATACTGAAAACTACTGGTTCCAATATTTAGGAATGTATTCCATTTCTCacattgatgatatatTGAACGAATCCGCCTTTTTTCCATACCCTTTCAAACCTTCTAGAATAGGTGCGAAATACCAATGGGACGGTTGTATTGATAATTTGTCCTGGACACCAAATCCGTATTCGAATATGGATACAGAAGAGGAGCGAGGCTCAATAAAAACTTCCGAATTAGCATGGGTATTTGATTCATCAAGGGTTACTACacaaaaattgaatgaTTATGTCGAACGATGCAAAAGGGAATTGTGCCCTGTTCTAAAAGTAAGAGGGGAGATCTGTAACTTTATTGATGTAGTTCTCAAGAATTTACTTTTCACAAATTACGATACAGTAGAggcatttgaaaaatcaaaaaggGAACTAACCAGAGAATCTTTGAATGAACCAACATTCACCGCTGAGGAAATCCAAAAGTTTGAAGAAGCTGTAAAGAAATTTGGAAGTGAACTACGTCCTGTATGTAAGCATGTGAGTAGTCAACCTATGTCAATGATTGTTAGATTTTATTacaattggaagaagacTGAAAGAGGCTTTGAAGTAAGGGGAAAACTGAGTAAGATGTCAAtacaaaagagaaagaaagacaCGACTGATAACGAAAGTGATCTGGAGACAAAGTATATAGATGACTCTTCCTTTGATACCGAAAAATTGTCTCTAAAAGAATCCTCCTTTCAATGTATGTTTTGCAAAATAGACTACTCTCCGATGTGGTATAAAGTTACTGGCGGttcagatgaagaaaacataAAGGTAAGAATGCAAACAGGCGTTAAcgaaaaaacagaaatttCAGAGAAACCGCCTGCCCATAGTCAAAGAAATGAGAAACTTGGTGCTCTTTGTATTCGTTGTGCTCGTATATGGCGAAGATACGCAATTAGATGGGTATCTCCGCTCGAAATCCTAAGGAAAGTAACAGGAACAAGTCAAAATAGTTTCTATTTAGCGATACAAAGGATTATCGAGGAAAGtaatatcaataaatttACACTATCTCCATTTCAAGCTCATAGTAAACTATTAGAGTGGGAACTTGTTCAGGATTCGGAGCTGATAATTAGACAAAGAATGAAAGTCTATGAAAACCCAAATTCATTCATAAAAATGAAGCGTTATTCTATGACATTTCATGCACAACTTCATAGAATGGCTTTGAGATCTTATCGCAAAAATGAATTTAACCCGGAAAGGATGCAAAAAGATCTTGAATTGTTTCTGGTagacaagaagaaagaggtAGGAAAACctctcaaagaagaaaatctaggaaaaaagaggaaCAACAAGGACGAAACTCCTGTGAACATAGTTGCGCAATCGCCAGGCGCTATTAAAAATGCTGACACTATCCAGAATCTCAGGTGCCATGATGTTTATATCAAAAGTGCTAAGAAGAGCAATATTTCGAATACCACAGATCTCCCGTATGGTCGGATAAAAATACCAATTAAAACAGATAATGGCTCTTTGGGTTCAGTTTCCGtggatgaaaattttgaattcgTCAAATTTGATAGTAAAATATATCAACGATTACGAAATAGCCTAAAATCAGTGAATAATGAGATGCCAAAGAATATGGAACcttcaatgaaaagaataaaaaaggtGGATGACATTGAGCTAAATAGTTCGCTGAACTGCGCGAATGAGATTACAAACAATTATCCAGTTATTTTACATTCTAAAGAAACTTCTATcgttcttgaaaaatatcatgATTGTAACCTACCAGGAAAAGtatcagaagaaaacatgattttgaattatacgaagaacaaaattaaATGTCCTAATTCCCcacaagaaaataatactaCAAGAGATTATTGCTGTGCctgcaaagaaaaatttaattaCGATGATAACTATGAGGTAATATGTGGCAATTGCGGGCTAACTGTCCACTATTTTTGTTATGGTGtaaaattattgaagaatgTGCAGGAAAAAACTGacctaaaaaaatataaatggCTATGTGACCCTTGTTCAAATGATCTCAACTCTATACTTTCAACAACCTACCAATGTAGTCTGTGCCCAAGCAGAGAGTGCGATTATGATAGACGCAAGGGCCAATCAGTTAAAAGATGCCCAGACGCATTAAAAAGCACGAGTTTAGGTACATGGGTCCATTCTATGTGCTCCCTTTTTAATGAGGATGTCAAATATGGTAATGGACAGGCAATGCAGCCAACTCTTAATATCACTACCATACTTATCAAAAACAACCGATTTACATGTGGTATATGCAAAACACATGGCGGTGGGTTAGTCAAGTGTGAGAAATGCTTGTACAGGTTTCATATCACATGTGCACAGAACAGCTCTCATTTCAAACTGAtgtttgaaaagagaatcATTTCCACAAATACTTCACTGTCATGTATAAGAGATGCCGATCTTAATGAAACCTATACGTTAAGACCTGTATTGATATGTAACAGACATGACGTTAACTCCAAAGAAAGCAtgtattttcaattatcGTACAAACCTCAACATACCCTATCTTATATGGAACAATACTGTAGATATTATAAATGCGAAACTGGCCGTAGCCTAGTTGAGTTGAGATATTTCGAACAGCTCAGAACATTAAGTAATGAGAAGGGTTTACACGAACCTGTCACTGATCCCAAGGTTCACATACTCCCTATCGAAAGGATTTGTTCATACTGTCATACAAATAGAAGTTTATATTGGTACGAAGGTAACATTTGCCATTCTTGTAACTTAAGATCGGACGTTCAAGAATCGGATTCTGATGGTGCGAATCCTAAAGCTGCTAACAGTAAGGGTATACCAACCAAATGTGCCCAAAGATTGATGGAAGGAATCAAACCGGCTATGtttaatattaatatttcAGAAACTaatgttgatgaaaaaaaagcgcATCGACCAAGCCAGTGA
- the CEG1 gene encoding mRNA guanylyltransferase (similar to Saccharomyces cerevisiae CEG1 (YGL130W); ancestral locus Anc_6.228), with translation MVLAMEGRLAPEIPGLIQPGNVTQDLKMMVCKLLNSPKPTKTFPGSQPVSFQHSDVEEKLLAQDYYVCEKTDGLRVLMFIVINPVTGEQGCFMIDRENNYYLVNGFRFPKLPQKKKEELLETLQDGTLLDGELVIQTNPMTKLQELRYLMFDCLAINGRCLTQSPTSSRLAHLGKEFFKPYFDLRAAFPNRCTTFPFKISMKHMDFSYQLVKVAKSLDKLPHLSDGLIFTPVKAPYTAGGKDSLLLKWKPEQENTVDFKLILDIPMVEDPSLPKDDRNRWYYNYDVKPVFSLYVWQGGADVNSRLKHFDQPFDRKEFEILERTYRKFAELSVSDEEWQDLKNLEQPLNGRIVECAKNQETGAWVMLRFRDDKLNGNHTSVVQKVLESINDSVSLEDLEEIVSDIKGRWDERRANMAGSSGRSIMHQSQNTTLPSSQPVHTHVPTSNNAPKYVDEDDWSD, from the coding sequence atggtTTTAGCAATGGAGGGTAGATTGGCACCAGAAATTCCTGGGCTCATTCAACCTGGGAATGTCACACAAGATCTGAAGATGATGGTCTGTAAACTACTAAATTCTCCAAAACCTACAAAAACATTTCCTGGTTCTCAACCAGTGTCATTTCAACATTCAGATGTAGAAGAGAAGCTGCTTGCGCAAGATTATTACGTTTGTGAGAAAACAGATGGTCTACGTGTATTGATGTTTATAGTGATAAATCCAGTGACAGGAGAACAGGGATGCTTCATGATAGATAGAGAAAATAACTATTATTTGGTTAACGGATTTAGGTTTCCCAAGTTAccacaaaaaaagaaagaagagctGTTGGAGACTTTACAAGATGGCACTCTATTAGATGGTGAACTGGTTATACAAACTAATCCCATGACAAAACTACAAGAGTTACGTTATTTAATGTTCGATTGTCTTGCTATTAATGGTAGATGTCTCACACAATCGCCCACAAGTTCGAGGTTAGCACATTTAGGAAAGGAATTTTTTAAACCATATTTCGATTTGAGAGCAGCATTCCCTAATCGCTGTACCACCTTTCCGTTCAAGATTTCAATGAAACATATGGATTTTAGTTACCAGCTGGTGAAAGTTGCTAAAAGCTTAGACAAATTGCCACATCTTTCTGATGGTCTTATATTTACTCCTGTGAAAGCACCTTACACAGCTGGCGGGAAAGATTCGTTGTTGCTGAAGTGGAAGccagaacaagaaaacacTGTAGATTTCAAATTGATTTTGGATATTCCAATGGTGGAAGACCCTTCTTTACCCAAAGATGATCGCAACAGGTGGTATTACAATTATGATGTTAAACCAGTCTTTAGTTTATATGTTTGGCAGGGTGGAGCAGATGTCAATTCACGTTTAAAGCATTTTGACCAGCCTTTCGACaggaaagaatttgaaatactAGAACGAACATATAGAAAATTTGCAGAACTAAGTGTTTCCGATGAAGAATGGCaagacttgaaaaatttagaacAGCCACTGAATGGTAGGATAGTCGAGTGCGCTAAAAATCAAGAGACAGGGGCGTGGGTGATGTTAAGATTCAGAGATGATAAATTGAATGGTAATCATACATCGGTGGTTCAGAAAGTCTTGGAAAGTATTAACGATTCTGTTTCATTAGAGGACCTCGAAGAGATTGTCAGTGATATTAAGGGGCGCTGGGACGAGAGAAGGGCCAATATGGCAGGCAGCAGTGGAAGGTCCATAATGCATCAAAGTCAAAATACCACGTTGCCTTCCTCCCAGCCAGTTCATACACATGTTCCAACGAGCAATAACGCACCAAAATATgtagatgaagatgattgGTCGGATTAA
- the RSM23 gene encoding mitochondrial 37S ribosomal protein mS29 (similar to Saccharomyces cerevisiae RSM23 (YGL129C); ancestral locus Anc_6.227): protein MLRPSSTKLVGQRLFTTARSLQAAKPAPKGKTQGFSKKSSSVSSYSSAKRITPGSLYKNWTNTTHTAQLQQTAIPLALPIFNFENISKTLNKVVAYSNKHYKSLHHLGSFKKSQFNELFQKPVCLVREDATNSFLKKLVSHPNKKFIITGEPGVGKTVLLSQVHAYAVDSKQIIINISYPELFLNGRNDFYYDEDLKLYIQPMFLKKLIRKILKANDPLLLKSIELSKDYKFSNANPKNASIKPFVTLSKKKNTVLDLLSVMTHSQNRGKLMRAIVDELSIQSKVPIMFTVDNFSKLLTTAYSAYRNTQNKQIYSLNLQMGKLIMDIISGETKFANNESSVILAISGVDRTNKTLPVALGKLPADPYVTRYHYEQNFVKLLQKGNVTEFEVPKLNKQEVNELIEYYKKSNVLLDKDVTGKKWDNLVDEKYFISGNGNPRELLRSLVLSHR, encoded by the coding sequence ATGCTGCGTCCGTCATCTACTAAATTAGTGGGCCAAAGGCTATTCACCACTGCTCGATCCCTCCAGGCTGCTAAACCGGCACCAAAAGGTAAAACTCAAGggttttccaaaaaatcaTCCTCTGTATCGTCTTACTCATCTGCCAAAAGGATAACTCCAGGTTCATTATATAAGAACTGGACAAATACCACACATACTGCCCAATTACAACAAACTGCCATCCCTCTGGCATTACCCATTTTTAACTTCGAGAATATTTCCAAGACCTTGAATAAAGTAGTGGCGTACTCCAACAAACACTACAAATCTCTTCACCATTTAGGTTCCTTCAAGAAGTCTCAATTTAATgaattatttcaaaaacctGTTTGTTTGGTTCGTGAAGATGCAACCAATagctttttgaaaaaactagtTTCTCATCCAAATAAGAAGTTTATAATTACTGGAGAACCTGGTGTTGGGAAAACCGTACTTCTTTCACAAGTACATGCATATGCGGTCGATTCTAAAcaaattatcatcaacataTCCTATCCcgaattgtttttgaacGGCAGAAATGATTTTTACTATGATGAAGATTTAAAACTCTACATTCAACCAATGTTTTTAAAAAAGCTCATAAGGAAAATACTGAAGGCTAATGACCCCTTGCTTTTAAAATCTATCGAACTGTCTAAAGACTATAAGTTTTCGAATGCAAATCCAAAAAATGCATCCATCAAACCATTCGTCACATTgagcaagaagaaaaatacggTGCTGGATTTATTATCCGTGATGACTCACTCTCAAAATCGTGGCAAACTTATGAGAGCCATTGTTGATGAGCTATCGATTCAATCTAAAGTGCCAATCATGTTCACAGTAGATAACTTTTCGAAACTTTTAACTACTGCATATTCTGCGTACAGAAATACgcaaaataaacaaatatatTCGCTGAATTTACAAATGGGAAAACTAATAATGGACATTATTTCAGGGGAGACAAAATTTGCTAATAATGAGAGTTCAGTGATTTTGGCTATATCCGGAGTGGATAGAACAAACAAGACGTTACCTGTAGCATTGGGTAAATTACCGGCAGACCCTTATGTTACTAGATATCATTATGAACAAAATTTCGTGAAATTACTACAAAAAGGTAATGTCACCGAATTCGAAGTCCCTAAATTGAACAAGCAGGAAGTTAACGAACTGATCGAATACTACAAAAAATCGAATGTTCTACTAGACAAAGATGTCACAGGAAAAAAGTGGGACAATTTAGTCGAcgaaaaatatttcataaGTGGTAATGGTAACCCAAGAGAATTACTGAGAAGTTTAGTTCTTTCCCACAGATGA
- the CWC23 gene encoding U2-type spliceosomal complex subunit CWC23 (similar to Saccharomyces cerevisiae CWC23 (YGL128C); ancestral locus Anc_1.92): MPGHELQEVINQRLNLYDILELPTPLEADTIHDDLPQIKRKYRSLALKYHPDKHPNDPSIIHKFHLLSTATNILTNTDVRPHYDRWLIDFLRKTTDEERNKLIQKLEQSESGTATTTSPHVDISQIQRHGELLRKLKYFNMSYGDWKHLDKQVQENVSHHPYYDCSTLRIVLDNFPQSNTKLGCLAHLEKRVFIMLSAKEIYDIYFSERNDYSKDASIIIYTVFNTPITAQHVYRSWSSGNVIPTVHDISPLIPLHYYSDFNLETELNDDITKLVSNEPILLD; this comes from the coding sequence ATGCCAGGACACGAGCTGCAAGAAGTTATAAACCAACGTTTGAATCTTTACGACATACTAGAATTGCCCACCCCCCTGGAAGCTGATACCATCCATGATGATTTGCCCCAGATCAAACGCAAGTACAGGTCTCTCGCCTTGAAGTACCATCCAGACAAGCACCCCAACGACCCATCGATTATACACAAGTTCCATTTGCTATCGACGGCAACCAATATTCTCACGAATACAGACGTGAGGCCTCATTATGACCGCTGGCTAATTGACTTCCTACGTAAGACAACTGATGAGGAAAGAAACAAACTCATACAAAAGCTGGAACAATCTGAGTCTGGTACGGCAACTACCACCTCACCACATGTCGATATATCGCAAATTCAACGCCATGGCGAACTGCTCAGAAAACTAAAGTATTTCAACATGTCTTACGGTGACTGGAAACATCTGGACAAAcaagttcaagaaaatgtttCGCACCATCCCTACTACGATTGCTCTACTTTGAGAATAGTCCTTGACAACTTCCCGCAATCAAATACTAAACTAGGCTGCCTGGCTCATTTAGAGAAACGTGTTTTTATCATGCTCAGCGCCAAAGAAATCTACGACATCTACTTCTCGGAAAGAAACGACTACTCCAAGGACGCTTCCATAATAATATACACTGTATTTAATACCCCCATCACGGCGCAACATGTATATAGAAGCTGGTCAAGTGGGAACGTCATTCCCACGGTCCATGATATTTCGCCGTTGATTCCGCTACATTACTACTCGGATTTTAACTTGGAAACAGAACTGAACGATGATATTACAAAACTAGTCTCTAATGAACCCATTTTGCTCGACTAG
- the SOH1 gene encoding mediator complex subunit SOH1 (similar to Saccharomyces cerevisiae SOH1 (YGL127C); ancestral locus Anc_6.116), which translates to MTDTDGNAATTSPSDQNPLPTRFEVELEFVQSLANIQYLTYLLTQQQIWKSPNFKNYLKYLEYWCNPPYSQCIVYPNCLFILKLLNGFMESAIVNEDGLLEGLDELPKIIQLQGPQWMNEMVERWAN; encoded by the coding sequence ATGACAGACACTGATGGCAACGCAGCAACGACATCACCCTCGGATCAAAATCCTCTTCCTACGAGGTTCGAAGTGGAGCTCGAATTTGTTCAGTCTCTGGCAAACATCCAATACCTAACCTACTTGCTCACTCAACAGCAGATATGGAAGTCTCCgaacttcaaaaactaCTTAAAATACCTGGAGTACTGGTGCAACCCGCCATATTCGCAATGCATCGTGTACCCAAATTGCCTCTTCATCCTGAAGCTGCTGAACGGGTTCATGGAATCCGCCATTGTTAACGAGGACGGCCTGCTGGAAGGGCTAGACGAGCTACCGAAGATCATTCAGTTACAGGGCCCGCAATGGATGAATGAAATGGTAGAGAGATGGGCGAACTAA
- the SCS3 gene encoding Scs3p (similar to Saccharomyces cerevisiae SCS3 (YGL126W); ancestral locus Anc_6.117), protein MTKMSSKCFNAIHLLICPLTVLLGYLINAYGYGAALQATLNKDGLVNAMFVKKGWFWTSLVGWWCIIRYRAVPGAAGRDRRHIARSFKRYAILTLWWYLFTQGIWFGVGPIMDLVFVYTGGHCHYDVFDGTGHVNKHFQGSVTRTHRALTLIQNVLTLHGQHQEHHQQQLWDRSIGSIKDALHATDASAPKNATLSAAAAINTFIHDQMHRWQGPLTTSAQCRRFGGHWAGGHDPSGHVFLATLMCMFLLGELRVFGRRALAHLYAQKWLLLRLVTRLFDTGPIWTWRRCGGGSMSCGARLWRALVEPPAACAAALLRLTQCIACDHPVVILVALLVTWLWQLLLTAVASRFHTVREHISGLLAAYIVTGVVYARDAAALRPL, encoded by the coding sequence ATGACGAAAATGTCTAGCAAATGCTTTAACGCTATTCACCTACTAATTTGCCCGCTGACGGTATTGCTAGGATACCTCATAAACGCGTATGGCTATGGCGCGGCGCTACAAGCAACGCTGAACAAGGACGGTCTAGTGAACGCTATGTTTGTGAAGAAAGGGTGGTTCTGGACTTCCTTGGTTGGATGGTGGTGCATTATACGGTATCGTGCGGTGCCAGGAGCAGCCGGCAGAGACCGAAGACACATTGCACGATCATTCAAAAGGTACGCCATCCTTACACTATGGTGGTACTTGTTCACACAAGGTATATGGTTTGGCGTAGGTCCCATCATGGACTTAGTCTTTGTATATACGGGTGGCCATTGCCACTATGACGTTTTCGACGGCACGGGTCACGTGAACAAACACTTCCAGGGCTCCGTGACCCGGACGCACCGCGCATTAACCCTCATTCAAAATGTCCTCACATTACACGGCCAACACCAAGAGCATCACCAGCAACAGCTCTGGGATCGTTCCATTGGGTCAATCAAGGACGCCTTGCATGCCACGGACGCGTCAGCCCCCAAGAATGCGACGCTTAGCGCTGCCGCTGCCATCAATACCTTTATCCACGACCAGATGCACCGGTGGCAGGGTCCGCTTACCACCTCCGCCCAATGCAGACGGTTTGGAGGCCATTGGGCAGGAGGACATGATCCATCTGGACACGTGTTCTTGGCCACCCTGATGTGTATGTTTTTGCTGGGTGAACTACGTGTGTTCGGGCGTCGCGCACTGGCCCATTTGTACGCGCAGAAATGGCTCCTGCTACGATTGGTGACCCGGCTTTTTGACACTGGGCCGATATGGACATGGAGGCGCTGTGGCGGCGGCTCCATGAGTTGTGGCGCCCGGCTGTGGCGTGCGCTTGTCGAGCCGCCGGCCGCGTGCGCGGCCGCACTGCTGCGCTTGACACAATGTATCGCGTGCGATCACCCAGTAGTAATACTGGTGGCACTTTTGGTCACGTGGTTATGGCAGTTGCTATTGACTGCGGTGGCGTCTCGCTTCCACACCGTACGTGAGCACATATCCGGATTATTGGCTGCGTACATAGTGACGGGTGTTGTATATGCTCGCGATGCAGCCGCGCTACGTCCATTATGa